Part of the Micropterus dolomieu isolate WLL.071019.BEF.003 ecotype Adirondacks linkage group LG17, ASM2129224v1, whole genome shotgun sequence genome is shown below.
CACAGACAATTCACAGATACATATTATACATATTCACACTTAAGAAAAGCATTTACAAGTAGGAttgcaaatacataaatacaacctttttttaaatgctcaAATAAAAGAAGAGAATGCAACATCATATGTTTTGGTGCTCATTCCATTTGTATGCAGTACAGTATTTACCAGCagtcatattttctgtttcagtcaCAATCTTAGCAAACCCTTTATTGAGTGTATagtggaaagaaagaagaaacttCATTTGCTCAACTGGAATATACAATCAGGGCCCCtttttaatggaaaataaatatatataaaagtagTTTTTATCTGAGAATAATATCTgagaataataatttaatttaaagaataattttctgtttatttacgGATTCATTGTTATAGTTTCTTTTATAGCTTAACACCTTATTgataaaaagaaacatgtaaGTAAAACTGACTTGGTCCTTTTAGCCCAcatctttttattatttgcatTAACTATCCATGGTGAGTGCAGAGTGGCATGCTACAAAATGATCACATTGGCTTATAGACACATTGCAACATTGCACATGTGCAACACCCTATTAAAGACATGACCCAGTTTGACTGTTACCACAAACACAGTACATGAAGTGTGCGATGCAAATGTCAGCTTTCGCTTTAACTTGCTTTGCATGGCACCTTCATTTACAGTCCCACACCTAGAACTGTATTTGTCTTTGGATTTTGAACTTCCAGAGCTGctataaaactgttttgttgACATGGAAAAACTGCATTATAACATCACCCCTTTGTCTCCTGTTTATCTCAGCCATCCTTATTGTATTTCCTGTTAATGGTTTTCAAGTTATTTGGAGCGACGCTCTGACAAGACACAAAGCAGCAAAGCACaactgaacacaacacaaagtaaaaagtaactgcAGTAAATAGCAAAATCTTAATATATAATGCTGTATAAGTCAAACAATAATCTGACATTCAGTCTGCAAAATCTTCAGTAACATCTAGCCGTGGTATAGCATTTTCATGACCTCTTTCAGAATCTACTCTGTGCCCTCTGCTTTCCCTGCTGAGGCTACTCGGCATAAGAGGGAAACATTTTTCATCATAGACACCAGCTTCTCCTTGAACTCCCTACACAGAAAGACATAGAGGAGTGGGTTCATGCAGATGTTTGTGGTGGCAAACCAGAGACAGAGTTCCTTAGTAAACCTGCCCTTTAAGTAAAAGCAGCCCGTTGGAACGTAGTTGACTTGTTGAAAAGTGTACGGGATCCTCACAATGTGGTACAGTCCGAATGacacaaaaaacaccacaacaacaagAAAGACACGTAGTTTGATCTTCTGCTTCCCCTGGTTGTTATTGCTGCCAGAGTTTCTAAAAGACTGGATAACCTTGTTTGTGATGCAAATGTAGCAAACCGCAATGACCACGCTGACAAGCCAGAACAAAACATTCAGGTATATTACTGTTCTTTGATGGAGTTCAAGCCCAGCTGGTTCTTTCAGCGTCATACAAGAGGTGATCTTGGTCAAATTGCCTACTGATTTGTTACTAAACATGATATTTGGTAAAGCTGTGCCTCCAAACATTATTACCCAGACTAAGCCTGATATCAGTTTGCTAAAGGTCAGATTCTGACCAAACTTGATGCGGGGTGCCACGATCTTGAAGAAACGGTCGAGACTTATTAACCCCAACAGGGTGATACATGTGTACAGTGTACTGTAGAAAATGACACTGAAAAAACGGCATGAAAgtacaaataataattttgacGCAGTGGGCAAGTCGCTTGCAGCATTGATTGGGATGATCAAGGTCATGATAACATCAGCAGCTACTAGATTTTTCAGGTACACCACAAAGGTGGAGGTGGACTTGAGGTGCAGAGACACCCAGGCTGCCACACCATTCAGCACCAAAGCTATGGGGAACATTAAAAAGTAGAGAGCTGGGACTAAATTTGGGTAGTAGATGAAACCGTCACACTCCAAACCGTTGGCCAATGTTTGATTCAGTGGCATCACTGCACCTGAGGAAAATAAAACCgttacataataataaattataatccaatgttattataaatacattatttgacCCACAATTCAACT
Proteins encoded:
- the LOC123986490 gene encoding P2Y purinoceptor 13-like, whose protein sequence is MEEWMDPPLDINQESAVMPLNQTLANGLECDGFIYYPNLVPALYFLMFPIALVLNGVAAWVSLHLKSTSTFVVYLKNLVAADVIMTLIIPINAASDLPTASKLLFVLSCRFFSVIFYSTLYTCITLLGLISLDRFFKIVAPRIKFGQNLTFSKLISGLVWVIMFGGTALPNIMFSNKSVGNLTKITSCMTLKEPAGLELHQRTVIYLNVLFWLVSVVIAVCYICITNKVIQSFRNSGSNNNQGKQKIKLRVFLVVVVFFVSFGLYHIVRIPYTFQQVNYVPTGCFYLKGRFTKELCLWFATTNICMNPLLYVFLCREFKEKLVSMMKNVSLLCRVASAGKAEGTE